From one Streptomyces sp. CA-210063 genomic stretch:
- a CDS encoding MarR family winged helix-turn-helix transcriptional regulator, which produces MSMDMTTVGDHGLLDTLQHEVAVFARRAEQTRLGGVGQVRNSMDRAAYLLLNRLDKEGPMGVKALAASMGIDSSTVTRQVAPLVDTGLVKRTSHPEDGRAVVLQLSPRGLSRLEEVRSSRRQLMAELTQDWAPEEREAFCTLLTRFNTELSARMAAAPEAPSAS; this is translated from the coding sequence ATGTCGATGGACATGACGACCGTCGGTGACCACGGTCTTCTCGACACGCTGCAGCACGAGGTCGCGGTGTTCGCACGCCGCGCCGAGCAGACCCGGCTCGGCGGCGTCGGGCAGGTGCGCAACTCCATGGACCGTGCCGCGTATCTGCTGCTCAACCGCCTCGACAAGGAAGGCCCGATGGGCGTCAAGGCGCTCGCGGCGAGCATGGGGATCGACTCCTCGACGGTCACCCGTCAGGTGGCGCCGCTCGTGGACACCGGTCTCGTCAAGCGCACCTCGCACCCGGAGGACGGCCGCGCGGTCGTGCTCCAGTTGTCGCCGCGCGGGCTCTCCCGGCTCGAGGAGGTACGTTCCTCCAGGCGCCAGTTGATGGCCGAGCTGACCCAGGACTGGGCCCCCGAGGAGCGCGAGGCCTTCTGCACCCTCCTCACCCGTTTCAACACCGAGCTCTCCGCCCGCATGGCGGCAGCCCCGGAGGCACCGTCGGCGTCCTGA
- a CDS encoding cystathionine gamma-synthase, whose protein sequence is MSDTHTSQHFETLAIHAGNTADPLTGAVVPPIYQVSTYKQDGVGGLRGGYEYSRSANPTRTALEENLAALEGGRRGLAFASGLAAEDCLLRTLLSPGDHVVIPNDAYGGTFRLFAKVVSRWGVDWSVADTSDPTAVRAAITPKTKVVWVETPSNPLLGITDIAAVAQVAREAGAKLVVDNTFATPYLQQPLALGADVVVHSLTKYMGGHSDVVGGALIVGDQDLGEELAYHQNAMGAVAGPFDAWLVLRGTKTLAVRMDRHSENATKVADMLTRHARVSRVLYPGLPEHPGHEVAAKQMKAFGGMVSFQVTGGEEAAVGVCDRAKVFTLGESLGGVESLIEHPGRMTHASAAGSALEVPADLVRLSVGIENVDDLLEDLQQALG, encoded by the coding sequence ATGAGCGACACGCACACCAGCCAACACTTCGAGACCCTCGCCATCCACGCGGGCAACACCGCGGATCCCCTCACCGGGGCTGTCGTCCCGCCGATCTACCAGGTCTCGACCTACAAGCAGGACGGCGTAGGAGGCCTGCGCGGCGGCTACGAGTACAGCCGCAGCGCCAACCCCACCCGCACCGCGCTGGAGGAGAACCTCGCCGCCCTGGAGGGCGGCCGCCGAGGCCTCGCGTTCGCGTCCGGGCTGGCCGCCGAGGACTGCCTGCTGCGTACGCTGCTCAGCCCCGGCGACCACGTGGTCATCCCCAACGACGCGTACGGCGGCACGTTCCGCCTCTTCGCGAAGGTCGTCTCCCGGTGGGGCGTGGACTGGTCCGTCGCCGACACCAGCGACCCCACGGCCGTCCGGGCCGCCATCACCCCCAAGACGAAGGTCGTCTGGGTGGAGACCCCCTCCAATCCACTGCTCGGCATCACCGACATCGCGGCCGTCGCCCAGGTCGCCCGTGAGGCCGGCGCGAAGCTGGTCGTCGACAACACCTTCGCCACCCCCTACCTCCAGCAGCCGCTCGCGCTCGGCGCGGACGTCGTCGTGCACTCGCTCACCAAGTACATGGGCGGTCACTCGGACGTCGTCGGCGGCGCCCTGATCGTCGGCGACCAGGACCTGGGCGAGGAGCTGGCGTACCACCAGAACGCGATGGGCGCGGTCGCCGGGCCGTTCGACGCCTGGCTGGTGCTGCGCGGCACCAAGACGCTCGCCGTCCGCATGGACCGGCACAGCGAGAACGCCACCAAGGTCGCCGACATGCTCACCCGGCACGCGCGCGTGTCCCGCGTCCTCTACCCGGGCCTGCCCGAGCACCCCGGGCACGAGGTCGCCGCCAAGCAGATGAAGGCGTTCGGCGGGATGGTGTCGTTCCAGGTCACCGGCGGCGAAGAAGCGGCGGTCGGGGTCTGCGACCGCGCCAAGGTGTTCACCCTCGGCGAGTCGCTGGGCGGCGTCGAGTCCCTGATCGAGCACCCGGGACGTATGACGCACGCCTCCGCGGCCGGCTCCGCCCTGGAGGTCCCCGCCGACCTCGTACGCCTCTCCGTGGGCATCGAGAACGTGGACGACCTCCTGGAGGACCTCCAGCAGGCCCTGGGCTAA
- a CDS encoding ATP-binding cassette domain-containing protein: protein MPGAIHAEGLVKTFGDVKALDGVDLDVPEGTVLGLLGPNGAGKTTTVRCLTTLLRPDSGKAVVAGIDVLKDPDAVRRSVGLSGQFAAVDEYLTGRENLQMVGQLYQMRAKDAKVRAGELLEQFHLADAADRPAKTYSGGMRRRLDLAAALVVSPPVMFMDEPTTGLDPRNRQQLWEVIKQLVSGGTTLLLTTQYLEEADHLAHDIAVVDHGRVIARGTSDQLKARTGGERVEVVVHERAHIPTAVEVLTGFGKGETTVEEHTRRLTVPVAGGAKLLAEVIRELDTRGIEIDDIGLRRPTLDDVFLSLTGHIAEAKDEAEGNGEAADAKGRGRGKETAR from the coding sequence ATGCCAGGCGCCATCCATGCCGAAGGCCTGGTGAAGACCTTCGGTGACGTAAAAGCCCTGGACGGCGTCGACCTCGATGTCCCCGAGGGCACCGTCCTGGGTCTGCTCGGGCCGAACGGCGCGGGTAAGACGACCACCGTCCGATGCCTCACCACCCTGCTGCGGCCCGACTCCGGCAAGGCCGTCGTCGCGGGCATCGACGTCCTGAAAGACCCCGACGCGGTACGCCGCTCGGTCGGCCTCTCCGGCCAGTTCGCCGCGGTCGACGAGTACCTGACGGGCCGTGAGAACCTGCAGATGGTCGGCCAGCTCTACCAGATGCGGGCCAAGGACGCGAAGGTGCGTGCGGGCGAGCTGCTGGAGCAGTTCCATCTCGCCGACGCCGCCGACCGGCCCGCCAAGACCTACTCCGGCGGTATGCGCCGCCGCCTCGACCTCGCTGCCGCGCTGGTGGTCTCGCCGCCGGTGATGTTCATGGACGAGCCGACCACCGGCCTCGATCCGCGCAACCGCCAGCAGCTGTGGGAGGTCATCAAACAGCTGGTCTCCGGCGGTACGACCCTGCTGCTCACCACCCAGTACCTCGAAGAGGCCGACCACCTCGCCCACGACATCGCCGTGGTCGACCACGGCCGCGTCATCGCCCGCGGCACCTCCGACCAGCTCAAGGCCCGCACAGGCGGCGAGCGCGTCGAGGTCGTCGTGCACGAGCGCGCGCACATTCCGACCGCCGTCGAGGTGCTGACCGGCTTCGGCAAGGGCGAGACCACCGTCGAGGAGCACACCCGCCGGCTCACCGTGCCCGTGGCCGGCGGCGCCAAGCTCCTCGCCGAGGTCATCCGCGAGCTGGACACCCGCGGCATCGAGATCGACGACATCGGCCTGCGCCGCCCCACCCTGGACGACGTGTTCCTCTCCCTGACGGGACACATCGCCGAGGCGAAGGACGAGGCCGAGGGGAACGGCGAGGCTGCCGACGCCAAGGGGCGGGGCCGCGGAAAGGAGACCGCGAGGTGA
- the mca gene encoding mycothiol conjugate amidase Mca, which yields MAVHAHPDDESSKGAATMAKYVSEGVDVLVVTCTGGERGSILNPKLQGDKYIEEHIHEVRKKEMDEAREILGVEQEWLGFVDSGLPEGDPLPPLPDGCFALEDIDKAAGELVRKIRAFRPQVITTYDENGGYPHPDHIMTHKISMVAFEGAADTEKYPEGEYGPAYQPQKLYYNQGFNRPRTEALHNALLARGLESPYGDWLKRWDESGMGRDRTLTTHVPCAEFYEIRDKALIAHATQIDPDGGWFRVPMEIQKEVWPTEEYELAKSLVDTSLPEDDLFAGIR from the coding sequence ATGGCCGTGCACGCGCACCCCGACGACGAGTCGAGCAAGGGTGCGGCCACCATGGCGAAGTATGTGTCCGAGGGGGTGGACGTGCTGGTTGTGACCTGCACGGGCGGCGAGCGCGGCTCCATCCTCAATCCCAAGCTGCAAGGCGACAAGTACATCGAGGAGCACATTCACGAGGTACGCAAGAAGGAGATGGACGAGGCCCGAGAGATCCTCGGGGTCGAGCAGGAGTGGCTCGGCTTCGTCGACTCCGGCCTCCCGGAGGGCGACCCCCTCCCGCCTCTTCCCGACGGCTGCTTCGCCCTGGAGGACATCGACAAGGCGGCCGGTGAGCTGGTCAGGAAGATCCGCGCGTTCCGTCCCCAGGTGATCACCACCTACGACGAGAACGGCGGGTACCCGCACCCCGACCACATCATGACCCACAAGATCTCCATGGTGGCGTTCGAGGGCGCGGCGGACACCGAGAAGTACCCCGAGGGCGAGTACGGCCCGGCGTACCAGCCGCAGAAGCTGTACTACAACCAGGGCTTCAACCGCCCCCGCACCGAGGCGCTGCACAACGCGCTGCTGGCGCGCGGCCTGGAGTCCCCGTACGGCGACTGGCTCAAGCGCTGGGACGAGTCCGGCATGGGAAGGGACCGCACCCTCACCACGCATGTGCCCTGCGCCGAGTTCTACGAGATCCGTGACAAGGCTCTCATCGCCCACGCCACGCAGATCGACCCCGACGGCGGCTGGTTCCGCGTTCCGATGGAGATCCAGAAGGAGGTCTGGCCCACCGAGGAGTACGAGCTCGCGAAGTCCCTCGTGGACACCTCCCTCCCCGAGGACGACCTCTTTGCGGGCATCCGCTAG
- a CDS encoding MBL fold metallo-hydrolase, with protein MPLQKVRPGTVHRLRPDISVLADSLEVPGIGHIPVNAFVLLADQPVVVDSGLGLPDRNFLETLGTVLDPADVRWIWLTHPDRDHTGGIFDLLAAAPDARVVTTFIGAGILSCERPLPLDRCYLLNPGETMDIGDRTLTGFRPPLFDNPATVGFFDDHSGVCFSSDCFGAPLPTAELAQADDVRDVAIEDLRTAQLLWATVDSPWVKTVDMEKYLATFQPLKDRKPDLVLSTHLPPAAGISGSLLDTLTFAPDAPPFMGPDQEALEQLLAGFEPEGGGR; from the coding sequence ATGCCCCTTCAAAAGGTCCGACCGGGCACGGTCCACAGGCTTCGCCCGGACATCAGCGTGCTGGCCGACAGCCTGGAGGTCCCCGGGATCGGACACATCCCGGTCAACGCCTTCGTCCTGCTGGCCGACCAGCCGGTCGTGGTCGACAGCGGCCTGGGCCTGCCCGACCGGAACTTCCTCGAGACGCTCGGCACGGTGCTGGACCCGGCGGACGTGCGCTGGATCTGGCTCACCCACCCCGACCGCGACCACACGGGCGGCATCTTCGACCTGCTGGCGGCGGCACCCGACGCGCGCGTCGTGACGACCTTCATCGGCGCGGGGATCCTGTCCTGCGAACGCCCACTGCCCCTCGACCGCTGCTATCTCCTCAACCCCGGCGAGACGATGGACATAGGCGACCGCACCCTCACCGGCTTCCGCCCGCCCCTGTTCGACAACCCCGCCACCGTCGGTTTCTTCGACGACCACTCCGGCGTCTGCTTCAGCTCCGACTGCTTCGGCGCACCCCTTCCCACGGCCGAACTCGCCCAGGCCGACGACGTCCGCGACGTCGCCATCGAGGACCTGCGCACCGCCCAGCTCCTCTGGGCCACGGTGGACAGCCCCTGGGTGAAGACGGTCGACATGGAGAAGTACCTGGCGACCTTCCAGCCCCTGAAGGACCGCAAGCCCGACCTGGTCCTCTCCACCCACCTCCCCCCGGCCGCCGGCATCAGCGGCTCCCTCCTGGACACCCTCACCTTCGCCCCGGACGCCCCACCTTTCATGGGGCCGGACCAGGAGGCGCTGGAACAGCTGCTGGCGGGGTTCGAGCCGGAGGGAGGCGGGCGCTGA
- a CDS encoding DUF4307 domain-containing protein, with product MSTASTQLPEGRYGRSADERADRKLKVIGTVLGAALLVLIGWFAYHYVAGNKISVEIYTFDTSASSVKVHLRGDKDAGVEGYCTVRSQSEDGAEVGRADFRFDAGTTDIDEVVTLRTTARGTTAELLGCHAG from the coding sequence ATGAGCACGGCGAGCACTCAGCTGCCCGAGGGCCGTTACGGCCGCTCCGCGGACGAGCGCGCCGACCGCAAGCTCAAGGTCATCGGCACCGTCCTGGGCGCCGCCCTCCTCGTCCTCATCGGCTGGTTCGCCTACCACTACGTCGCCGGAAACAAGATCAGCGTCGAGATCTACACCTTCGATACCTCGGCCTCCTCGGTGAAGGTGCACCTCAGGGGCGACAAGGACGCCGGTGTGGAGGGCTACTGCACCGTGCGCTCCCAGTCCGAGGACGGCGCCGAGGTCGGCCGCGCCGACTTCCGCTTCGACGCCGGCACCACGGACATCGACGAGGTCGTCACCCTCAGGACGACCGCGCGCGGCACCACGGCCGAACTGCTCGGCTGTCACGCCGGCTGA
- the greA gene encoding transcription elongation factor GreA, producing MTQTSENVTWLTQEAYNQLKAELEYLSGPARTEIAAKIAAAREEGDLRENGGYHAAKEEQGKQELRVRQLTQLLENAKVGEAPASADGAVAPGMVVTIAFDGDEDDTLTFLLASREYASSDIETYSPQSPLGSGVTGKKVGEDAQYELPNGKFASVKILKAVPYQS from the coding sequence GTGACCCAGACCAGCGAGAACGTCACCTGGCTGACCCAGGAGGCGTACAACCAGCTCAAGGCCGAGCTGGAGTACCTGTCTGGTCCTGCGCGCACGGAGATCGCCGCCAAGATCGCGGCCGCGCGCGAGGAGGGCGACCTGCGCGAGAACGGCGGGTACCACGCGGCCAAGGAGGAGCAGGGCAAGCAGGAGCTCCGTGTGCGCCAGCTGACCCAGCTCCTGGAGAACGCCAAGGTCGGCGAGGCGCCGGCGTCGGCGGACGGCGCGGTGGCGCCGGGCATGGTCGTGACGATCGCCTTCGACGGTGACGAGGACGACACCCTGACGTTCCTGCTCGCTTCCCGCGAGTATGCGAGCTCCGATATCGAGACCTACTCCCCCCAGTCCCCCCTGGGCTCGGGCGTGACCGGCAAGAAGGTCGGTGAGGACGCCCAGTACGAGCTGCCGAACGGCAAGTTCGCCTCGGTGAAGATCCTCAAGGCCGTGCCCTATCAGAGCTGA
- a CDS encoding M48 family metallopeptidase: MGATLRALRALVLLAGFYLLGVILLAALAGADYLLHLHAPTSLAAKLYVVSVLLAIPLVRGLFMLRTPKGEELPGLPVTEADEPELWRTVRELADEVGTRAPSRIVLTADVNAAVSEDARLLGLLAGPRRLYLGVPLLQGLTEAQLRAVLAHELGHYSNADTRLAAITVRGRAQVLRTIRHFEERADRTAGRERARQEKKNAKAAAKGKETKEIDTGHAGITYRVMAKIYIGYAKLYIRATLSGSRRQEYAADAAAARIAGREATSSALREIPALDAAFGFYMNSYATLGAEARLLPPRGEFFGGYGRMLSARQLELIGLRTELPTVPSSPYDSHPPIADRVRRIEELPADGRADEAKGAAIGLLADPDRTLEALEDAVLNEDVLRFRRTGDWQELLDGAMAANFAGLDTALHRALAMYTKDHPSLPALLKVIDDGQLWQLARRLPLSDRAAEAQGRAFREFVRPALADALQGMVLAELSARSRLRWEFSWSEPASVRLPPAPDGSETDLGAAIDAAVADHPDTGPLRALLPAPQGPAARETDAPR; encoded by the coding sequence ATGGGCGCGACCCTGCGCGCACTGCGCGCCCTCGTGCTGCTCGCCGGCTTCTATCTGCTCGGCGTGATCCTGCTCGCGGCGCTCGCCGGCGCCGACTACCTGCTCCACCTGCACGCCCCGACCAGCCTGGCGGCCAAGCTGTACGTGGTCTCCGTACTGCTGGCGATCCCGCTGGTCCGCGGTCTGTTCATGCTGCGGACGCCGAAGGGCGAGGAACTGCCGGGCCTGCCGGTGACGGAGGCCGACGAGCCCGAACTGTGGCGGACCGTACGGGAGCTGGCCGACGAGGTCGGCACCCGGGCGCCGTCCCGGATCGTCCTGACGGCCGACGTCAACGCCGCCGTCAGCGAGGACGCCCGGCTGCTCGGCCTGCTGGCCGGCCCGCGCCGCCTCTACCTCGGCGTACCGCTGCTGCAGGGCCTGACCGAGGCGCAGTTGCGCGCGGTTCTCGCCCATGAGCTGGGCCACTACTCGAACGCCGACACCCGGCTCGCCGCGATCACCGTGCGCGGCCGGGCGCAGGTGCTGCGCACCATCCGGCACTTCGAGGAGCGGGCCGACAGGACCGCCGGGCGCGAGCGGGCGCGGCAGGAGAAGAAGAACGCCAAGGCCGCGGCCAAGGGCAAGGAGACCAAGGAGATCGACACCGGGCACGCGGGCATCACGTACCGCGTGATGGCGAAGATCTACATCGGCTACGCCAAGCTGTACATCCGCGCCACGCTCTCCGGATCGCGCCGCCAGGAGTACGCCGCCGACGCGGCGGCCGCCCGGATCGCCGGGCGGGAGGCGACCTCGTCCGCGCTGCGCGAGATACCGGCGCTGGACGCCGCGTTCGGCTTCTACATGAACAGCTACGCCACGCTCGGCGCCGAGGCGCGGCTGTTGCCGCCGCGCGGTGAGTTCTTCGGCGGCTACGGTCGGATGCTCTCCGCCCGCCAGCTCGAACTGATCGGCCTGCGCACCGAGTTGCCCACCGTGCCCTCGTCGCCGTACGACTCGCATCCGCCCATCGCCGACCGGGTCCGGCGCATCGAGGAGCTGCCCGCCGACGGCCGGGCGGACGAGGCCAAGGGCGCGGCGATCGGACTGCTGGCCGACCCGGACCGGACCCTGGAGGCGTTGGAGGACGCGGTCCTCAACGAGGACGTGCTGCGGTTCCGGCGCACCGGCGACTGGCAGGAGCTGCTCGACGGTGCGATGGCCGCGAACTTCGCCGGCCTCGACACCGCGCTGCACCGGGCGCTGGCGATGTACACCAAGGACCACCCGTCCCTGCCCGCGCTGCTCAAGGTGATCGACGACGGTCAGCTGTGGCAGCTGGCGCGGCGGCTGCCGCTGTCGGACCGGGCGGCCGAGGCGCAGGGCCGGGCCTTCCGCGAGTTCGTCCGGCCCGCGCTGGCGGACGCGCTGCAGGGCATGGTGCTGGCCGAGCTGAGCGCCCGCTCCCGGCTGCGCTGGGAGTTCTCCTGGTCGGAGCCGGCCTCGGTGCGGCTGCCGCCCGCGCCGGACGGCTCGGAGACCGACCTCGGCGCCGCGATCGACGCGGCGGTCGCCGACCACCCCGACACCGGGCCGCTGCGCGCGCTGCTGCCCGCTCCCCAAGGACCCGCCGCCCGAGAAACGGACGCACCGCGATGA
- a CDS encoding ABC transporter permease, producing MSIVSGTVRVAPPGNPIIRSIRDSLVVAKRNLIRMSRIPEMVIFGLIQPVMFVVLFSYVFGGSMNVGGTTDPAVYREFLMAGIFAQTVTFATAGAGAGIADDMHKGLIDRFRSLPMARGAVLTGRTLADLVQTALTLAVLAVVALLVGWRTHTSIGEVLGAFGLLLLLGYAFTWVGALIGLSVRTPEAATSGGLIWLFPVTFISNAFVDSSRMTPWLRHVADWNPFSATVQACRVLFGNPGVSPSDAWPMQHPVWASLIYSVLIIVIFRTLSVRKYRSAAV from the coding sequence GTGAGCATCGTCAGCGGCACCGTGCGGGTCGCACCGCCCGGCAATCCGATCATCCGGTCCATCAGGGACTCCCTGGTCGTCGCCAAGCGGAATCTGATCCGCATGTCCCGGATCCCGGAAATGGTGATCTTCGGGCTCATCCAACCCGTCATGTTCGTGGTGCTGTTCAGCTACGTGTTCGGCGGCTCCATGAACGTCGGCGGTACCACGGACCCCGCCGTCTACCGCGAGTTCCTGATGGCCGGCATCTTCGCGCAGACCGTCACCTTCGCCACCGCCGGCGCCGGAGCGGGCATCGCCGACGACATGCACAAGGGGCTCATCGACCGCTTCCGCTCGCTGCCCATGGCGCGCGGGGCCGTGCTGACCGGACGAACACTCGCCGACCTGGTCCAGACGGCGCTCACCCTGGCCGTGCTGGCCGTGGTCGCCCTTCTGGTCGGCTGGCGCACCCACACCAGCATCGGCGAGGTCCTCGGCGCCTTCGGCCTGCTGCTCCTGCTCGGCTATGCGTTCACCTGGGTCGGCGCCCTCATCGGCCTCTCCGTGCGCACCCCCGAGGCGGCCACCTCAGGCGGGCTGATCTGGCTCTTCCCGGTCACGTTCATCTCGAACGCGTTCGTGGACTCCAGCCGTATGACGCCCTGGCTGCGGCATGTCGCCGACTGGAACCCGTTCAGCGCCACCGTCCAGGCCTGCCGCGTGCTGTTCGGCAACCCGGGGGTGTCGCCGTCGGACGCCTGGCCCATGCAGCACCCGGTCTGGGCCTCACTGATCTACTCGGTCCTGATCATCGTCATATTCCGGACCCTGTCCGTGCGGAAGTACCGCTCGGCGGCGGTATGA
- the ilvA gene encoding threonine ammonia-lyase, with product MSYSTADSFPRVTLDDVRGAQKMLTGISRVTAMEGSRHLTQLVGAPVHFKCENLQRTGSFKLRGAYVRIAGLLPEERAAGVVAASAGNHAQGVALASSLLGVRSTVFMPKGAPLPKISATEEYGAEVRLHGTVVDETLAAAQEYADETGAVFIHPFDHHDIIAGQGTVGLEILEQCPEVRTIVVGIGGGGLAAGIAVAVKSLRPDVRVIGVQAEGAAAYPPSLAAGLPVAVANPATMADGIKVGRPGDVPFAIVADLVDEVRTVSEYNLSSALLLCLERAKLVVEPAGASPVAALLRDPESFEGPVVAVLSGGNVDPLLMQRILRHGMAAGGRYLQVRLRLTDRPGALATLLGVLSVVDANVLDVSHVRTDPRLGLTEVEVELHLETRGPKHCAEVNHALREAGYTVID from the coding sequence ATGAGCTACAGCACGGCTGACTCCTTTCCGCGGGTGACGCTCGACGACGTGCGAGGCGCGCAGAAGATGCTTACGGGCATTTCACGTGTCACCGCCATGGAGGGCAGCAGGCATTTGACGCAGCTCGTCGGCGCGCCCGTGCACTTCAAGTGCGAGAACCTCCAGCGGACGGGCTCGTTCAAACTGCGCGGCGCGTATGTCCGTATAGCGGGTCTGCTGCCCGAGGAGCGTGCCGCCGGCGTCGTCGCCGCGAGCGCGGGCAACCACGCCCAGGGAGTCGCCCTCGCCTCCTCGCTGCTCGGCGTGCGCTCCACGGTCTTCATGCCGAAGGGCGCCCCCCTGCCGAAGATCAGCGCGACCGAGGAGTACGGCGCCGAGGTGCGCCTGCACGGCACGGTGGTCGACGAGACGCTGGCCGCCGCCCAGGAGTACGCGGACGAGACGGGCGCGGTGTTCATCCACCCGTTCGACCACCACGACATCATCGCAGGTCAGGGCACGGTCGGCCTGGAGATCCTGGAGCAGTGCCCCGAGGTGCGCACGATCGTCGTCGGCATCGGCGGGGGCGGGCTCGCGGCGGGCATCGCGGTCGCGGTGAAGTCGCTGCGGCCCGATGTGCGCGTCATCGGTGTCCAGGCGGAGGGCGCGGCCGCGTATCCGCCGTCGCTCGCCGCCGGGCTGCCCGTGGCCGTGGCGAACCCGGCGACGATGGCCGACGGCATCAAGGTCGGCCGGCCCGGGGACGTGCCGTTCGCGATCGTCGCGGACCTGGTGGACGAGGTCCGTACGGTCTCGGAGTACAACCTCTCCAGCGCCCTGCTGCTCTGCCTGGAGCGGGCCAAGCTGGTCGTGGAGCCGGCCGGCGCCAGCCCCGTCGCAGCCCTGTTGCGCGACCCGGAGTCCTTCGAGGGCCCGGTCGTCGCGGTGCTCTCCGGCGGCAACGTCGACCCGCTGCTGATGCAGCGCATCCTGCGGCACGGCATGGCCGCCGGTGGCCGCTACCTGCAGGTTCGTCTCCGCCTGACCGACCGCCCGGGCGCCCTCGCGACGCTTCTCGGGGTGTTGTCAGTGGTCGACGCTAATGTCCTCGACGTGAGCCATGTGCGGACGGACCCCCGGCTCGGGCTCACGGAGGTGGAGGTCGAACTGCACCTGGAGACAAGGGGACCGAAGCACTGCGCCGAGGTCAACCACGCCCTCCGCGAGGCGGGCTACACCGTCATCGACTGA
- a CDS encoding VOC family protein, protein MSVALNHTIVAAHDKQSSARFLADILGLEVSPPFGPFIPVEIPNGVTLDYMDSPDPITPQHYAFLVTEDEFDEIFARIKQAGLTYWADPFHRRTMEINTNDGGRGTYFDDPNGHNLEIITRPYGSGA, encoded by the coding sequence ATGTCCGTCGCGCTGAACCACACGATCGTCGCCGCTCACGACAAGCAGAGCTCGGCCCGGTTCCTGGCCGACATCCTGGGGCTGGAGGTGAGCCCGCCGTTCGGCCCGTTCATCCCCGTCGAGATCCCCAACGGGGTGACCCTCGACTACATGGACTCGCCCGACCCCATCACGCCCCAGCACTACGCCTTCCTGGTCACGGAGGACGAGTTCGACGAGATCTTCGCCCGCATCAAGCAGGCCGGCCTCACCTACTGGGCCGACCCCTTCCACCGTCGGACCATGGAGATCAACACCAACGACGGCGGCCGCGGCACGTACTTCGACGACCCGAACGGCCACAACCTGGAGATCATCACCAGGCCGTACGGGAGCGGGGCCTGA
- the msrA gene encoding peptide-methionine (S)-S-oxide reductase MsrA: protein MLFGRTPQLPTPEQALRGRAELPFTVPDRHTVLGTPLLGPYPEHLETADFGLGCFWGAERKFWQLPAGVWTTLVGYQGGFTENPTYEEVCSGLTGHTEAVRVVYDPALISYERLLQVFWESHNPTQGFRQGNDVGTQYRSAVYTHTPAQAATAEGSREAYQKVLTDAGHGEITTEILPAEGRTFYPAEGYHQQYLDKNPAGYCGIGGTGVSCPIGVAKAEG from the coding sequence ATGCTCTTCGGCCGCACGCCCCAGCTGCCCACCCCCGAGCAGGCTCTGCGTGGCCGCGCCGAGCTGCCCTTCACCGTGCCCGACCGCCACACCGTGCTCGGCACCCCGCTCCTCGGCCCCTACCCCGAGCACCTGGAGACCGCCGACTTCGGCCTGGGCTGCTTCTGGGGCGCCGAGCGGAAGTTCTGGCAGCTCCCGGCGGGTGTGTGGACCACCCTCGTCGGCTACCAGGGCGGCTTCACGGAGAACCCCACCTACGAAGAGGTCTGCTCCGGCCTGACCGGCCACACCGAGGCCGTCCGCGTCGTGTACGACCCCGCCCTCATCTCCTACGAGCGACTCCTCCAGGTCTTCTGGGAGTCCCACAACCCCACGCAGGGCTTCCGCCAGGGCAACGACGTCGGCACCCAGTACCGCTCCGCCGTCTACACCCACACCCCGGCCCAGGCCGCGACCGCCGAAGGCTCCCGCGAGGCCTACCAGAAGGTGCTCACCGACGCCGGCCACGGCGAGATCACCACGGAGATCCTCCCGGCGGAGGGCCGCACCTTCTACCCCGCCGAGGGCTACCACCAGCAGTACCTGGACAAGAACCCGGCGGGTTACTGCGGCATCGGCGGCACGGGGGTGTCCTGCCCGATCGGCGTGGCCAAGGCCGAAGGCTGA
- a CDS encoding sigma factor-like helix-turn-helix DNA-binding protein: MRERRVAQGARRAREFEAFVAGAAGRLSQTATLLTAEPPNDNPRARRLLTHALAHTYATWDRLRGEDPYDRARQQLALRFARGAWHHHGLFRPAPGGVLGMLSPQERLILVLRLYEGVAEEQTAALLGLPVERVRAICLRAMATVLHPPREAARRVAEVAPS, encoded by the coding sequence GTGCGAGAACGGCGTGTGGCCCAAGGAGCCCGCCGGGCCCGGGAGTTCGAGGCGTTCGTCGCGGGTGCGGCGGGGCGGCTGTCGCAGACCGCCACCCTGCTCACGGCGGAACCGCCGAACGACAACCCGCGCGCGCGGCGGCTGCTGACCCATGCCCTCGCCCACACGTACGCGACCTGGGACCGGCTGCGCGGCGAGGACCCCTACGACCGGGCCCGTCAGCAGCTGGCCCTCCGTTTCGCGCGCGGGGCCTGGCACCACCACGGCCTCTTCCGCCCCGCGCCCGGCGGCGTCCTGGGCATGCTCAGCCCCCAGGAGCGGCTGATCCTCGTCCTCAGGCTCTACGAGGGCGTCGCCGAGGAACAGACGGCGGCGCTCCTCGGGCTGCCCGTCGAACGTGTACGGGCGATCTGTCTGCGCGCGATGGCGACCGTCCTGCATCCCCCGCGCGAGGCCGCCCGCAGGGTGGCGGAGGTGGCGCCGTCATGA